Proteins found in one Aspergillus puulaauensis MK2 DNA, chromosome 8, nearly complete sequence genomic segment:
- the TAD2 gene encoding nucleoside deaminase (COG:F;~EggNog:ENOG410PHDP;~InterPro:IPR002125,IPR016193,IPR016192;~PFAM:PF14437,PF00383;~go_function: GO:0003824 - catalytic activity [Evidence IEA];~go_function: GO:0008270 - zinc ion binding [Evidence IEA];~go_function: GO:0016787 - hydrolase activity [Evidence IEA]), whose protein sequence is MKHMYSAPKPRMEHATAADNSYFMEQAFEMARRALDLGETPVGCVLVYKNKIVGRGMNDTNRSMNGTRHAEFLAIQEFLRSYPKSALRSTDLYVTVEPCVMCAAALRQYQIRSVYYGCGNERFGGTGSILLLHSDLAIDPPYPVYGGLQRKEAIMLLRRFYIQENEKAPKPRPKKNRELNTKFDDVDIDPITEETDRCNTDGVSNVLRRQT, encoded by the exons ATGAAGCATATGTATAGCGCACCCAAGCCACGAATGGAACatgcaacagcagcagataaTTCTTACTTTATGGAGCAAGCATTTGAAATG GCACGCAGAGCGCTTGATCTGGGTGAAACGCCCGTAGGCTGCGTTTTAGTGTACAAGAATAAAATAGTCGGTCGTGGAATGAATGATACTAACAGATCCATGAAT GGAACAAGACACGCCGAATTTCTTGCTATCCAAGAATTTCTTCGCAGTTATCCAAAATCGGCACTCCGGTCAACAGACTTGTACGTAACGGTTGAGCCCTGTGTCATGTGCGCGGCAGCCTTACGTCAATATCAAATTCGGAGTGTTTACTATGGCTGTGGCAATGAGCGATTcggaggaactggaagcaTTTTATTATTGCACTCTGA TTTGGCGATTGACCCGCCCTATCCTGTTTATGGCGGGTTGCAGCGGAAGGAGGCTATCATGCTACTGAGACGCTTTTACATACAAGAGAACGAAAAAG CGCCTAAACCACGACCCAAAAAGAATCGAGAGCTGAACACCAAATTCGACGATGTTGACATTGACCCGATTACGGAAGAGACGGATCGTTGCAATACCGATGGAGTAAGCAACGTCCTTAGAAGGCAGACATAA
- a CDS encoding putative NADH-ubiquinone oxidoreductase 21 kDa subunit (COG:S;~EggNog:ENOG410PIMM;~InterPro:IPR024549,IPR019721;~PFAM:PF12853,PF10785;~TransMembrane:2 (i40-57o69-90i)): MADTNKPAVVPPKRALTDYPLIDSDPHVRRVFGYARPSDYAVAGGAAAASPLAFWVMERVSPSHVGRGGFSPVMRLATAVGVIGGLHILYQRSCNRFHGFTENSREVDMDMKEMVDKVKKGEPLYGSSQVSTYLQGVAARNSRYANLFVQVIPWFNLVNHEHHGVDTAKYYQQAERELEAERLSKAGSS, encoded by the exons ATGGCCGATACCAACAAACCTGCGGTTGTACCGCCAAAGCGAGCTCTTACTGATTATCCG CTCATCGACTCGGACCC ACATGTGCGGCGCGTTTTCGGGTACGCGAGACCCTCGGACTATGCAGTTGCTggcggagctgctgctgcatcccCGCTTGCATTCTGGGTTATGGAAAGGGTGAGCCCATCACACGTGGGTAGAGGGGGTTTCTCCCCCGTAATGCGTCTGGCGACAGCGGTCGGTGTTATTGGCGGCCTACATATCCTTTACCAGAGGTCATGCA ATCGCTTCCATGGATTCACGGAGAACTCAAGAGAggttgatatggatatgaAGGAAATGGTAGACAAAGTTAAGAAGGGCGAGCCTCTCTATGGTTCCTCGCAAGTATCCACTTACCTACAGGGTGTAGCCGCTCGGAACTCGCGATATGCGAATCTCTTCGTTCAGGTTATCCCATGGTTCAATCTAGTCAACCATGAACAT CACGGTGTCGATACGGCTAAATACTATCAGCAGGCTGAGCGGGAGCTTGAGGCTGAACGCCTTTCCAaagctggatcttcttga
- the CSM3 gene encoding Chromosome segregation in meiosis protein 3 (COG:L;~EggNog:ENOG410PPZK;~InterPro:IPR040038,IPR012923;~PFAM:PF07962;~go_component: GO:0005634 - nucleus [Evidence IEA];~go_process: GO:0000076 - DNA replication checkpoint [Evidence IEA];~go_process: GO:0006974 - cellular response to DNA damage stimulus [Evidence IEA];~go_process: GO:0048478 - replication fork protection [Evidence IEA]): MADESNLATTDAAQSTDHVDDLFDYDVGLDGILQEINTNSSSVNVPKQPAPPGNSGVVLGLDEEVKVAKKRQPVAKLDENRLLTQAGIPKLRRSARQNLKLKGKGYEFPDLARLLNFYQLWLDDLFPRAKFADGLAIIERLGHSKRLQTMRRAWIEEEKPWAANDATSDPMQITNRDDNTSNNVNSRADIHQLIQTDISQSPGRSDDIDEQLFMPDKTDRQQSAVDDGVPLNDDDLDELDALLREHTGGTDIGNTASIETTDNGHVPSYDDDFDEMDALLREHEDEPDVGNQFDFERKEKQLAGN; the protein is encoded by the exons ATGGCAGACGAAAGCAACCTAGCGACGACGGACGCAGCACAATCTACCGACCATGTCGACGACCTATTTGATTACGATGTTGGTCTTGACGGAATACTCCAGGAAATCAACACGAACTCGAGCAGCGTAAATGTGCCGAAGCAACCTGCTCCACCCGGTAACTCTGGAGTAGTCCTGGGTTTAGATGAGGAGGTCAAAGTCGCTAAAAAGAGACAGCCTGTTGCCAAACTGGACGAGAATAG ACTGCTCACACAAGCTGGGATCCCAAAACTGCGGCGCTCGGCGAGACAAAACCTGAAGCTTAAAGGGAAAGGGTACGAG TTTCCTGATTTGGCTCGCCTCCTGAACTTTTATCAGCTATGGCTCGATGATCTTTTCCCCCGTGCGAAATTTGCCGATGGTCTGGCTATTATTGAGCGACTTGGCCACTCTAAGCGCCTCCAGACTATGCGCCGAGCATGGatagaggaagagaaacCCTGGGCCGCAAACGACGCCACATCAGATCCGATGCAAATAACAAACCGCGATGATAACACCTCGAACAATGTCAACTCAAGGGCTGACATTCATCAATTAATACAAACCGATATCTCGCAGTCGCCTGGACGGTCAGATGATATAGACGAGCAATTGTTTATGCCGGATAAAACTGACCGTCAGCAGTCCGCAGTAGATGATGGTGTTCCACTCAATGATGACGACCTCGATGAACTGGATGCTTTATTGAGAGAGCATACAGGTGGGACTGATATTGGAAACACTGCTTCAATTGAGACGACTGATAATGGGCATGTTCCGTCGTATGACGATGATTTTGACGAGATGGACGCTTTGCTGAGAGAACATGAAGATGAGCCTGATGTAGGAAATCAATTCGATTttgaaaggaaagaaaaacagCTCGCTGGAAACTAA
- a CDS encoding RCC1 domain-containing protein (COG:D,Z;~EggNog:ENOG410PHJ0;~InterPro:IPR009091,IPR000408;~PFAM:PF13540,PF00415) yields the protein MPPKKAATKPAARATAATKKKTAASTTAKDIAATKNTTQGRSATATRNTAKTKASTTRKTPKTEDANATKDVRYAPVQPTRKRRAEAGDESEASQSVKRARVAKPVATKQKPKVVINNAPGTKLNVYVCGEGSSGELGLGVGKNVIDVKRPRLNPHLPSDTVGVVQVTVGGMHCVALTHDNHILTWGVNDQGALGRDTTWDGGYKDMDKDDSDSDSDSEDSPDLNPHESTPTAIPSSVFPEGTVFVEVAAGDSSSFALTDDGQVYGWGTFRSNDGILGFDASVKVQTVPTLVTALKKIKHLVCGDNHVLALNDKGAVFSWGSGQQNQLGRRIIERNKLNGLQPREFGLPKGIVHIGAGAFHSFAVHQSGKVYAWGLNSFGETGIREHAGDSEAAIVHPTVVDSLSKKNVTQICGGAHHSLAVTHDGKCLVWGRLDGYQTGLKIDTLSNDAVIKDERGRPRILIEPTAVPGIKAKAVAAGSDHSIAIDNDGRPWSWGFSATYQTGQGTQDDVEVATVIENTAVRGKNLNWAGGGGQFSVFTEPATL from the exons ATGCCTCCTAAGAAAGCTGCAACCAAGCCCGCAGCGCGGGCCACCGCTGCGACTAAAAAGAAAACAGCTGCTTCGACTACCGCAAAAGATATCGCAGCAACCAAAAATACAACTCAAGGACGTTCAGCTACTGCCACCAGGAACACCGCGAAAACTAAAGCTTCCACGACACGCAAGACTCCTAAAACAGAAGACGCCAACGCCACAAAAGATGTGAGATATGCACCTGTCCAACCTACCAGAAAGCGCAGAGCCGAAGCCGGGGATGAGAGCGAGGCTAGTCAATCGGTCAAACGAGCTCGTGTTGCGAAGCCTGTCGCCACGAAGCAAAAGCCAAAGGTCGTCATCAATAATGCGCCGGGTACCAAGCTGAACGTTTATGTCTGTGGTGAAGGTAGCTCTGGTGAACTTGGTCTAGGCGTCGGCAAGAACGTTATCGACGTGAAGCGCCCGCGCCTCAATCCCCACTTACCATCGGATACTGTCGGCGTCGTGCAAGTCACTGTCGGCGGTATGCATTGCGTCGCCCTTACGCATGACAATCATATCCTTACTTGGGGTGTAAATGACCAAGGCGCCCTTGGAAGGGACACGACATGGGACGGCGGATACAAGGACATGGACAAAGatgactctgactctgattcGGACTCGGAGGACAGTCCTGATCTAAACCCCCACGAAAGCACGCCAACTGCCATTCCTTCTAGTGTTTTCCCTGAGGGTACAGTATTTGTTGAAGTTGCCGCTGGCGACAGCTCAAGCTTTGCTCTCACCGATGATGGCCAAGTGTACGGCTGGGGAACTTTTAGG AGCAACGATGGTATTCTTGGTTTCGATGCCAGCGTCAAGGTTCAGACAGTCCCAACACTAGTTACAGCTCTCAAGAAAATAAAGCATTTGGTATGCGGGGATAATCACGTCCTCGCTTTGAACGATAAAGGTGCTGTCTTTTCGTGGGGCTCTGGCCAGCAAAACCAACTCGGCCGTCGTATCATTGAGCGGAATAAATTAAATGGGCTTCAGCCACGGGAGTTTGGGCTTCCTAAGGGCATTGTTCACATTGGTGCTGGCGCTTTCCATTCCTTCGCCGTACACCAATCCGGCAAAGTATACGCCTGGGGTTTGAACAGCTTCGGCGAAACAGGCATTCGTGAACATGCAGGCGATAGCGAGGCTGCCATTGTTCACCCCACAGTCGTGGACTCTCTGTCCAAAAAGAACGTCACCCAAATTTGTGGCGGTGCTCATCACTCGCTAGCTGTTACCCATGATGGCAAATGCTTGGTCTGGGGTCGGCTAGATGGTTACCAAACCGGCCTAAAGATCGATACTCTCTCAAATGACGCAGTTATTAAAGATGAGCGGGGCCGTCCACGTATCCTAATTGAGCCAACTGCGGTACCTGGAATCAAAGCGAAAGCCGTTGCAGCTGGATCCGATCACTCAATCGCGATCGACAATGATGGCCGCCCCTGGTCTTGGGGGTTTTCTGCCACCTATCAAACGGGCCAAGGCACACAAGATGACGTCGAGGTTGCGACTGTTATCGAAAACACTGCTGTCCGGGGCAAGAACCTCAACTGGGCTGGTGGCGGTGGTCAGTTCTCGGTTTTCACAGAACCTGCGACACTTTGA
- the RIB7_2 gene encoding RibD family protein (COG:H;~EggNog:ENOG410PMP3;~InterPro:IPR002734,IPR024072;~PFAM:PF01872;~go_function: GO:0008703 - 5-amino-6-(5-phosphoribosylamino)uracil reductase activity [Evidence IEA];~go_process: GO:0009231 - riboflavin biosynthetic process [Evidence IEA];~go_process: GO:0055114 - oxidation-reduction process [Evidence IEA]), with product MDHDTSDGSERRPTSISPNSRLNTLQPEDSGRLRDTTAEAQTGQRMDPVCNNNIATPKTQILSVENSQPRLQPPGLDSLGENGSPSNPISPSSLVNLSDPLNEVAEDPNDICGDGAANTAQTGEPENYTLIDNPPNLARIRQVMFECKEPIEISLQEFETYWPFIDNVWVKQRSNSSKEGHCTTDYYMCRLRRPTHRSSETRPLPEGKRPRKKRVREGGLCNFQIKVIKFEGAYSTVTIARTPGSSHQHSHDLDYIDKVKRNTGLMEFAKKEASKGYLPSSIYTKFREEPERLIEAGGKFCTVTDVRNVSAKWRLQNPEVKLVPHEGYEYQKGQGIVRTREMADVENTAPADSTALHPNTLPPLPPDTLPFPQCPLDFLEPYLPKKDEKREFPHVTLSYASSMDSKISLLPGMQTVLSGPEAKLMTHYLRSRHDAILIGVGTVLADNPGLNCRLQGAGGFGGLGRMWQPRPVVIDPMGRWPVHPDCRMLRTTVEGKGKAPWVVVSPGAQIHPQKLMMLKGYGGDFLRIMEYHQNWRLRWEPILRALASEGIKSVMIEGGGRVLSELLNPEYTEFVDSIIVTIAPTYLGSGGVGVSPDSKRDAQGKPNAALNPRDVKWVPMGQNVIMCGKIRTTPPTPLAPPTESSSSGAES from the coding sequence ATGGACCATGACACTTCTGACGGTTCGGAAAGGAGACCTACGTCAATATCGCCTAATAGCAGGCTAAACACTCTCCAGCCTGAGGATTCAGGCCGCCTCAGAGACACGACAGCGGAAGCGCAAACAGGACAGAGAATGGACCCTGTatgcaataataatattgCAACCCCGAAGACACAAATTTTGTCTGTGGAAAATTCACAACCACGGTTACAACCGCCTGGGTTAGACAGTCTGGGTGAAAATGGAAGTCCGTCCAACCCGATAAGCCCCTCTAGTTTGGTGAACCTCTCGGATCCGTTGAATGAAGTTGCTGAGGATCCAAATGACATTTGTGGTGACGGCGCAGCAAATACAGCCCAGACAGGTGAACCTGAAAACTACACGCTCATAGACAACCCGCCGAATCTCGCGAGGATTCGACAAGTCATGTTTGAATGCAAGGAGCCCATTGAGATCAGCTTGCAAGAATTCGAAACCTACTGGCCATTCATTGATAATGTGTGGGTGAAGCAGAGGTCTAATTCCAGCAAGGAAGGACATTGCACTACTGATTACTATATGTGCCGCTTGCGACGTCCAACTCACCGGAGCTCAGAGACACGACCTTTGCCAGAGGGTAAGCGCCCTCGAAAGAAAAGGGTACGTGAAGGTGGCCTTTGCAACTTCCAAATCAAGGTTATCAAATTTGAAGGGGCATATTCAACGGTCACTATCGCTAGAACACCGGGAAGCAGCCACCAACACTCACATGATCTCGATTATATTGACAAGGTGAAGCGGAATACAGGGTTAATGGAGTTCGCCAAGAAGGAGGCGAGCAAAGGATACCTACCTTCTTCGATATACACGAAATTCCGAGAAGAACCGGAACGACTTATTGAAGCAGGTGGGAAATTCTGTACTGTTACAGACGTTCGTAACGTTTCAGCAAAATGGAGGCTACAAAATCCGGAGGTCAAACTTGTACCTCACGAAGGTTACGAGTATCAGAAAGGCCAAGGAATTGTGCGGACTCGGGAGATGGCAGATGTCGAAAACACCGCGCCAGCTGATTCAACCGCTCTGCACCCGAATACACTTCCACCGTTACCACCTGAtactcttcctttcccacaATGTCCGCTTGATTTTCTAGAGCCTTATCTCCCGAAGAAAGACGAAAAGCGGGAGTTTCCACATGTCACCCTATCCTATGCGTCGTCCATGGATTCTAAAATatctcttcttcccggcATGCAGACTGTGCTATCAGGCCCAGAGGCGAAACTAATGACGCATTATCTGCGATCACGTCACGATGCAATTTTAATCGGAGTCGGGACTGTCCTTGCAGATAACCCAGGGCTAAACTGTAGGCTGCAGGGTGCTGGGGGGTTTGGCGGTCTCGGAAGGATGTGGCAGCCGCGACCGGTGGTTATTGACCCCATGGGGCGGTGGCCGGTGCATCCCGACTGTAGGATGCTGCGGACTACGGTAGAGGGGAAAGGCAAAGCCCCATGGGTCGTCGTGTCCCCTGGAGCCCAGATTCACCCCCAAAAGTTAATGATGCTGAAGGGTTACGGAGGCGATTTCCTTCGTATCATGGAGTACCACCAGAATTGGCGGCTTCGCTGGGAACCTATATTACGGGCCCTGGCATCAGAAGGCATCAAGAGTGTAATGATtgaaggcggaggaagagttcTTAGTGAGCTTCTGAACCCTGAATACACCGAGTTTGTTGATTCTATCATTGTGACTATTGCGCCAACGTACTTGGGTTCTGGGGGAGTCGGTGTGAGCCCAGATTCAAAACGTGATGCGCAGGGAAAACCTAATGCAGCACTCAATCCGAGAGACGTGAAATGGGTACCGATGGGACAAAATGTCATAATGTGTGGAAAGATCCGCACGACACCACCTACACCACTCGCGCCTCCTACCGAGTCCAGCTCCTCCGGCGCAGAATCGTGA